Proteins from a single region of Hordeum vulgare subsp. vulgare chromosome 6H, MorexV3_pseudomolecules_assembly, whole genome shotgun sequence:
- the LOC123403163 gene encoding uncharacterized protein LOC123403163: MADTTGAPSAAPITITMKLLVDTRPPRPRVVFAEAGKDAVDFLFSLLTLPAGTAVRLLGKESMAGSVGNLYSSVERLEGSYLRPGFGKDALLCHAVEASPLLRLPAPPAPAPRTFFTCGGVTTNTFSYQGCRGYVSDARGARCPVCGNEMATQYQYVAAPAPAQPEQGAATGTTGYVQGGVTYTVTDDLAVTPMSAISSIARLGALAAVGGLAALQERTVQLGYKEGLEILKASLRSKTVLTDVFLGTGGKKPPSSSSKNGGTRYECLTWRV, from the coding sequence ATGGCGGACACCACCGGAGCCCCGAGCGCGGCGCCGATCACCATCACCATGAAGCTCCTGGTGGACACCAGGCCGCCGCGGCCGCGCGTGGTGTTCGCGGAGGCCGGCAAGGACGCCGTCGACTTCCTCTTCTCCCTCCTCACCCTACCGGCCGGCACGGCCGTGAGGCTGCTGGGGAAGGAGTCCATGGCAGGCAGCGTCGGCAACCTCTACTCCAGCGTGGAGCGGCTCGAGGGCAGCTACCTGCGTCCCGGCTTCGGCAAGGACGCCCTCCTCTGCCACGCCGTGGAGGCAAGCCCCCTCCTCCGCCTGCCGGCGCCGCCGGCACCGGCACCGAGGACCTTCTTCACCTGCGGCggcgtcaccaccaacaccttcAGCTACCAAGGCTGCCGCGGGTACGTGTCGGACGCGAGGGGCGCCCGGTGCCCGGTCTGCGGGAACGAGATGGCGACCCAGTACCAGTACgtggcggcgccggcgccggcacaACCGGAGCAGGGCGCCGCCACGGGGACGACGGGGTACGTGCAGGGGGGCGTGACGTACACGGTGACGGACGACCTGGCCGTCACGCCCATGTCGGCCATCTCCAGCATCGCGCGGCTCGGCGCCCTCGCCGCCGTCGGGGGCCTCGCCGCGCTCCAGGAGAGGACCGTGCAGCTCGGGTACAAGGAGGGTCTGGAGATCCTCAAGGCCTCGCTGCGGTCCAAGACTGTGCTCACCGACGTCTTCCTCGGCACCGGCGGCAAGAAGCCCCCGTCGTCGTCATCCAAGAACGGCGGCACAAGATACGAGTGTCTCACCTGGCGTGTTTGA